Genomic segment of Drosophila ananassae strain 14024-0371.13 chromosome 2L, ASM1763931v2, whole genome shotgun sequence:
AATAGTAGATCAATCAGATGCAAAAATCACATAAGAACAGTTATCATTCAATAACTTGAATTTGAATATTGGGTTAATGTTTTCACAAAAATAGTTAGGGAAAACAGGGAAATGTTTCATTTGGCGAAGCTCGTAAAAGTAAGGCTTTcgttaaaaatatgaatacaTATTTGTGAACCAGATGGCGAAgtcaataaatattaaaataaaatgtccCTATAATTTTGAGAAAGAGGAAATAGTTAGAATAATAAAACTTATCAGAAACTACAACTTTTACTTGTTTGAAGACCGTCTGATAACCTTAAGCTTAAGTTTAGACAATACTTTATTGTATTATGTGAAAAGATGTTAGATTTGCAAATTTAGTCGTGTGTCAGGGAGATTATTGTTGAAATTTCTTTGTGATTTCACTTTTCACATGCCATTGACCATTGTTCGATCGAAGAAAGGATTACAAAGCCCCCAGTCGTTTCTAAGAACAACGGAACTATCGAGTCTTTCAATAACAAAAGAGCTAGTcggttatttatttaaactgttattttatacaattttagATGATCCAATTGACGAATAAAAGGAAATCCTATAAAGTTTATTGCTATCATTGGCATTTAGTATCTAACTAATATTTcagataaaaaatatgttttttttactAGAAGTATGCTATGGAAGTCTGAAGTTTGTAAGGCTTAACTTCAATCCAAGAAATAACACAAGGCTCATCAAAGAAATCAGTTCAAAAAAGCAATTTATATATTcatgttttgggttttttattTACGTATATCAGTGgcatgttttttaattatactGTTCATAGGCATAAAAATGGAAGGGGTTTCTTGGTGTCCCTATGGCCAGCACTATAGGTCCTTTGTTAGTACGTTCCTCGATCTGATCTGTCTCATAAGATTGGTTCTCATCCAATCCCGTACCAACATCCATTTGGTCTAGCAGTTGTTCCTCGATTGGTTCCTCCGTGATGGGTTCTTCCTGATTTTCCATTTCCTGATCTTCGACGGCTTCGCCTTGGGTTTCCGCATCTAAATTGGGTTCCTCTTGGTATGCCTCTTCAATGGAATCATTGGTCTCAGCCTGAACCTGGTTCAGGTTGTTTTCGTAATAGTTACTGTAATCGATCTCCTCGGGATCGGTCTCATACACCGTTTGATCATATGGTGTTTCATCCTGTTCCTCTGCAATGTCGTTCTCATCGACTAGGTTGTCTAGATTTTCCACAATTTCGACATCGTTGTCTAGGAACTCTAGGATATCACCACGCTTATCGCCACTTCCCTCCTCTGGATCGGTGGGCTTGGGTGGTGGGGTTTCCCCCTTGGGATCTCCCTTGTGTCCGCTGTTTCCACCTTTTCCACTATGAGGTGGAGGAGGATAGTGGCTGGATCCTCCCTTTCCGTGGTTGTGTCCACCATGATTAGAGGaaggatgatgatgatgtccATCTCCGTGATTGTGGTGGTGGCCATCTCCGTGGTTATGGTGGTGGCCATCTCCGTGATTGTGGTGGTGGCCATCTCCGTGATTGTGGTGGTGGCCATCTCCGGGGTTGTGCCATCCATCCCCGTAATGGTGCGAGGGATGATGACCGTGATGATGCGAGGGATGATGGTGATGTGGTGGGCGcggtggtggaggaggaggaggtggcggGGGTGGGTAGTAATGGTGGTGGTGACCGCCCTTGTCGCCTTTGTGACCTTTATCTCCCTTGTGGTGACCCTTGTGATGACCTTTGGATGGCCATGGCACTGggactggcactggcactggaaTCCACGGGGAGGGTGGTGGATAAGGAGCTGGAGGATATGGTGCGGGATaaggtggtggtggaggaggaggaggaggaggtggtggaggATACACGGTGCCTGGAGGTCCTGGAGGGCCGGGGACACTCATTCCTGtaagattttaaaaatatatttaataaattaatagcGAACAtcaaaataattgaatgaaaatAGCCTACCGGGAGGTCCTGGTGGGCCTGGCGGTCCCTTGGATCCcttgtggtggtggtgatgtCCGCCTTTCGATGGTGGTGGAATTACCGGAAAAGGAATTATCACAGAAGGGGGAGAGGGGTGGTGATGAGGATGGTGCGGTGGAggaggcggtggtggtggtggcggcggaggaggcggcggtggaggaggtggcggcggaggaggcggcgggtgatggtgatggtgatgATCGTGGTGATCATGGTGACCATGGTGGTCATCTTTTCCCTTGTGTCCAGGAGGTCCTGGTAGGCCGGGTGGTCCAATGGGTCCGGGAATACCTGGTGGTCCTGGTAATCCGTAGCGCCCGCGCTCGCCCTTCTCTCCACGGTCCCCTTTCTCGCCCTTGTGCCCCTTTGAGCCCTGGGGTCCAGGTGTTCCCGGTAGACCCGGAGGTCCTGGTGGACCCGGTGGTCCCGGCGGACAATTGCAATGCTGCGGCGGCAGTGGAGGTGGAGGCGGTGGTGGCGGAGGGTAGTAGTGCTGAGGGGGAAGCTTGTAGATGACGCTCTGGGGTGGCGCTGGAGCGGGAGCCGCCTGAAGACTGGCTATCAGTCTACCGGTCTCCGGGCTTGACTTCTTGGCACTGGTTAGGCCAAAGGCCCAGCCTGCAAAGGTGATGAAAATATCCAGATGAAAACGGATCCCACATAGACCCCAAGGCTTAGACCCTTACCTAGCCAGAAAATTAGTGCGAACAGTCTCATGGCGAAATGGCATCTGCTGCCTTTCGCCGGCGGATGGATCATTTTTATACCGCATTAGGAGCTGCTAATCTCGTATGCACACTTTGTTTAAATCACTTTCATTAATCTAGATTCATCAGAACCGTTATATCATGTCCATTCAGAAATCTACGCTGCAAATCTCTcgatgacgacgacgatgtCGATGATGATATCTTTCGACGTTCTTTCTCCCAAAAATTATGTAAATTTATGTCAATTCAAAAAGTGGACCACCTCTGAAGTacatattaatataaaaaacccGCATTTGAATACAGAAGACGGGGCttgctaaaaatttaatagaaaagaaaaaacaaagaacCCATTCTTTGTATTTCCCCTAACAAGATGGCTCAAAGATGGCAGAAAAAAAGCGTTTTGTCGCTTAATTGGCCGTTTCTATCATGTTGTTCACACCTCTAGTCGCGCGCCTCAATATGATTAACCCCGATCAAGTCGAGTCGAATAGTGTTCGATCGGTTCGAGCCCCAAAGTCAATGAAAGTGTAAAGGTTTTCGGGTTCGAGAAGATTGCGTAAGCTGGTAAAGTCGGGTATTATTATTCTTGAGCTCTGATACTAATCCGTTCTGCCCTTGACTTTGCTTCTTAAAAGTGCAAGTTTTTCTCTCCAccttttcaattaaaagtCTTATTTAAATGGTAAAAGGGCTTTATTTCTGTACATCAATTCGCAGGGCATTTATGATACAAGGGGAAGGGAGGTGAATGCATTAATGATTATGTTACTGATTAAGCTAAAAGgtattttatatattcaaCTAGTTAATAACAGATCGATCCGCCGATCACTACTTTCCAAAATGAATGGACGGGTCCACCGCGGCATATGGCTTTTGGTCAATCCACTTGGAGAGGTCAACTTGTGGAATGTTCGAGCACGGCACAATGGGATtactaaaaacaaattattttaattcaaGTAATTTCCAAAGtttttaattcaataaaatcaaacTTACGAGGCGGAAACAGTGCGGAAAGCCTCGGGCTGCATTGAAGAAATGTGGTTGCCATTATCGCACAGCAGTCGCGCCATACTGGCCTTTCGCAACTCAGCCAGTTGATCttgaaaataaatgttttaaaaattccATTTAGTAAAAAAAGGACTCATAAATACCTGGGGTAAAGCCAGTCAATTTATCTCCATTCTCGAAGAAGAATCGGTCGCCCACTCGGGTGCGATAGAACTGTTCGGTTAGGATGCAAAGGAAAGTGGGACCAGCCAAGGCTCCCGCCACATGAGCCTCTAGGGAAGCGCCCACAGTCAAGTCCACATCATCGTGGCTGTCGTACAGCGACTTAAGCTTTTCCAGAATCGGGGGGCTAATGAGGTCACCGTACTCCTCCCAAGAGTGGGCCCTGCGAAGACCGCAGAATTCCCTCATGTCGTTGTAGGAGGCCAATCCGTGATCGCGATTACGCTGGATGTCCAAAGATCTCAGATCCGAACCGAAGGGCATGTTCCTCCTAAACAAGAAGTGCTTGATCTGAAACGAGTAATTGTGAATTGCAAATCATAGTACATTTTTAGTAATCTTCACTCACCTGTCTGTCGAAGTTAATATCCGTGAGCTCCTCAGGTTGAGTGGCATGGCCGCGAGTCAGGGAGTCAAAGTTATCGCCAACCTCAATAATACCAGGACGGTTGAACCAATCGCTCAGGGTCAGAGAGCCAAGGACTTGACGCAACTCAGACAAAAGactgaaaaatattatattagcATATTCCTAGGAAGTCCAAAAGAAACCTATACTTACTCCAAACGTCCTTCGATCTGCGAGTGGAAATATCTGAATGCAGCCGTAGCATGTTCATTCAAAACGGCAGGATCAATGTTAGGATCAAAGTCGTTCACATGACTGGTCTTGGGTGCCTTGTAGATCAGACGATTCTTCAGCATGTTCTCTCCGCCCAGGAAGATGGGGAGCCATTCGTAGTAACTAATTTGCTGGTACTGGGCAATGTTGATCTTGCGAGCCTCCTGGAAGAGGGTGCGGTCGTCGTAGTGGGGATTCAGGGCAGCCAGGTGATCCGCAATGCGGTTGTGTTCACGGAGCAGAATCGTCTGGAGAATGGCCAGGCCGGGGTTCTGGTTCACTCGGACATCTCCGGATCGGTAGCACACTTCGCTAGCATCCACGGCATCGCAGTCACCGGTTACATTCCGGGAAAGTGGCATCCACTTGGCTCCATTTCGTTCCTCCACAATCATCCGACCACCTTGGAATTCACGGATGTCGCTGTTCTGTTGAATGGAGTTTCCGTAGACCAGAGAGAGATCCAAGTAGGAGGTGACCACGGTCAACTGCTCAGCTGGACCACCGCGGTATTGGCAGTTGGAGTCCCGATCCGTCAGCGTCCTCACAAAGTTGAGGCACTCAGTTCCCACCTGGGAATAGGCCGGATCATGGGGCGGCACAATGATGGCGAAGCACGTCTTGTGGGCAGTGTCCAGGCCAATCAGGCGACCGTCATCCGTGCAACAACGAGTGGGATGTTTTTCTGGTGGGTGTAAATATT
This window contains:
- the LOC6499866 gene encoding formin-like protein 20, with translation MYFRGSKPWGLCGIRFHLDIFITFAGWAFGLTSAKKSSPETGRLIASLQAAPAPAPPQSVIYKLPPQHYYPPPPPPPPPLPPQHCNCPPGPPGPPGPPGLPGTPGPQGSKGHKGEKGDRGEKGERGRYGLPGPPGIPGPIGPPGLPGPPGHKGKDDHHGHHDHHDHHHHHHPPPPPPPPPPPPPPPPPPPPPPPPPHHPHHHPSPPSVIIPFPVIPPPSKGGHHHHHKGSKGPPGPPGPPGMSVPGPPGPPGTVYPPPPPPPPPPPPPYPAPYPPAPYPPPSPWIPVPVPVPVPWPSKGHHKGHHKGDKGHKGDKGGHHHHYYPPPPPPPPPPPRPPHHHHPSHHHGHHPSHHYGDGWHNPGDGHHHNHGDGHHHNHGDGHHHNHGDGHHHNHGDGHHHHPSSNHGGHNHGKGGSSHYPPPPHSGKGGNSGHKGDPKGETPPPKPTDPEEGSGDKRGDILEFLDNDVEIVENLDNLVDENDIAEEQDETPYDQTVYETDPEEIDYSNYYENNLNQVQAETNDSIEEAYQEEPNLDAETQGEAVEDQEMENQEEPITEEPIEEQLLDQMDVGTGLDENQSYETDQIEERTNKGPIVLAIGTPRNPFHFYAYEQYN
- the LOC6499865 gene encoding peroxidase, with protein sequence MFRARDLLLLALLGLVSTALGLKVSTGYHIVHNQPSYSYPTPHGFSYLQGSAPFVGNSLPTSPAHSPFSLPAPVAPAPAPAAPSAYGYSFPTAGQVNCAAPPAACEKTAYRTLDGSCNHLERPGLGVANSKYGRLLTPKYADGISAPPRSVTGDELPSARLVSLVAFGEQDVPDPEFTLHNMQWGQIMTHDMSMQAGGTQSKKHPTRCCTDDGRLIGLDTAHKTCFAIIVPPHDPAYSQVGTECLNFVRTLTDRDSNCQYRGGPAEQLTVVTSYLDLSLVYGNSIQQNSDIREFQGGRMIVEERNGAKWMPLSRNVTGDCDAVDASEVCYRSGDVRVNQNPGLAILQTILLREHNRIADHLAALNPHYDDRTLFQEARKINIAQYQQISYYEWLPIFLGGENMLKNRLIYKAPKTSHVNDFDPNIDPAVLNEHATAAFRYFHSQIEGRLDLLSELRQVLGSLTLSDWFNRPGIIEVGDNFDSLTRGHATQPEELTDINFDRQIKHFLFRRNMPFGSDLRSLDIQRNRDHGLASYNDMREFCGLRRAHSWEEYGDLISPPILEKLKSLYDSHDDVDLTVGASLEAHVAGALAGPTFLCILTEQFYRTRVGDRFFFENGDKLTGFTPDQLAELRKASMARLLCDNGNHISSMQPEAFRTVSASNPIVPCSNIPQVDLSKWIDQKPYAAVDPSIHFGK